In Sulfuricurvum sp. IAE1, one DNA window encodes the following:
- a CDS encoding 4-hydroxy-3-methylbut-2-enyl diphosphate reductase, which translates to MKIELAESYGFCFGVKRAIKIAEENRNSSTYGPLIHNANEIARLKNDFNVALSENLDTFKAGDTAVIRTHGIPKEELALLNRRNVNVVDATCPYVTKPQQIVEEMSTQGYDIVIFGDEAHPEIKGVKSYGVGNVFVINAPEEIDALKLREKVATVAQTTRKIEDYRQIVGKLMETHKEVRVFNTICNATFDNQDAVRALAQKADVMVIIGGKNSSNTKQLYAISKEFCPDSYHIESKDDLEPGWFSGKEFCGISAGASTPDWIIDEVVEAIEHLRR; encoded by the coding sequence ATGAAAATCGAGCTGGCCGAAAGTTACGGATTCTGTTTCGGTGTGAAACGGGCGATCAAAATTGCCGAAGAAAACCGCAACTCTTCCACCTATGGCCCGCTTATTCATAATGCCAACGAGATCGCGCGACTCAAAAACGATTTTAACGTCGCGTTGAGCGAAAATCTCGATACCTTCAAAGCCGGAGATACTGCCGTCATTCGAACCCACGGTATTCCCAAAGAAGAACTTGCCCTCCTGAACCGCCGCAACGTGAACGTCGTCGATGCGACGTGTCCTTACGTTACCAAGCCCCAGCAAATCGTCGAGGAGATGAGTACTCAGGGGTACGATATCGTCATTTTCGGAGACGAAGCCCACCCCGAGATCAAAGGGGTCAAAAGCTATGGTGTGGGCAACGTATTCGTCATCAACGCTCCCGAGGAGATCGATGCGCTTAAACTGCGCGAAAAAGTGGCCACCGTCGCACAGACGACCCGCAAGATCGAAGATTACCGTCAAATCGTCGGAAAGCTGATGGAAACGCACAAGGAGGTGCGGGTATTCAACACGATCTGCAACGCGACGTTCGACAACCAGGATGCCGTACGCGCATTGGCCCAAAAAGCCGACGTGATGGTGATCATCGGCGGCAAAAACTCTTCGAACACCAAACAGCTCTACGCCATTTCCAAAGAATTCTGCCCTGACAGTTATCATATCGAGAGCAAAGACGATCTCGAGCCCGGCTGGTTCAGCGGAAAAGAGTTCTGCGGGATCAGTGCAGGGGCATCTACACCTGACTGGATCATCGACGAAGTGGTCGAAGCGATCGAGCATCTTCGCCGATAG
- the serA gene encoding phosphoglycerate dehydrogenase, translating to MEKYKIVVCDHIHEEGLNILRRDDKIDMIFAADMDKTALLDVIKDADVAITRSSTDVDDKFINAAKGRMKAIVRAGVGVDNVDIPGCSKEGIIVMNVPTANTIAAVELTMTHMLSCMRMFPYSHDHLKNQRIWKREKWYGYELKGKKLGIIGFGNIGSRVGIRSKAFEMDVIAYDPYIHPSKATDVGVKYTTNFEDILACDIITIHTPKNKETVGMIGADEIAKMKDGVVLINCARGGLYDEEALYDGLKSGKIRFAGIDVFNKEPATDHKLLDLDNVTVSPHLGANTFESQYNIAVEAAQQAIEAAKGIAYPHALNLPIDETKIPPFVKPFLEMVQKIGFLSAQINKAPIVSIKVSGRGEIAEYLASLATFATVGALAEMSGETINYVNADFVAKERGIKIETEELPESPVYKNLVTVKLTTDKEAFEISATMFNEDVQRIVDINGFGVDVEPTGNLILFKNTDVPGVIGQVGTLLGAHNVNIADFRLGRNKSGEALAVIIVDSAVSDKTLKELSALNACISVSYARI from the coding sequence ATGGAAAAATATAAAATTGTCGTATGTGACCATATCCATGAAGAGGGGCTGAACATTCTGCGCCGCGACGATAAAATCGATATGATTTTTGCCGCGGACATGGACAAAACGGCTCTGCTTGACGTCATCAAGGACGCGGATGTCGCAATTACCCGCAGTTCGACCGATGTCGACGACAAATTTATCAATGCCGCAAAAGGCAGAATGAAAGCGATCGTTCGTGCGGGCGTGGGTGTCGATAACGTAGATATCCCCGGATGTTCTAAAGAGGGGATTATCGTCATGAACGTCCCGACGGCGAACACGATTGCGGCAGTCGAACTTACCATGACCCACATGCTTTCGTGCATGCGTATGTTTCCCTATTCTCACGACCATCTCAAAAACCAGCGTATCTGGAAACGGGAAAAATGGTACGGTTACGAACTCAAAGGGAAAAAACTGGGGATCATCGGTTTCGGTAACATCGGAAGCCGCGTAGGTATCCGCTCCAAAGCGTTCGAAATGGATGTTATCGCATACGACCCTTATATCCATCCTTCCAAAGCGACCGATGTGGGCGTCAAATACACGACGAATTTCGAGGATATCCTTGCCTGCGACATTATCACGATCCATACTCCCAAAAACAAAGAGACGGTCGGGATGATCGGTGCGGATGAAATCGCCAAAATGAAAGACGGCGTCGTCCTCATCAACTGCGCACGCGGCGGATTGTACGACGAAGAAGCCCTCTACGACGGCCTCAAATCGGGCAAAATCCGTTTCGCCGGAATCGACGTGTTCAACAAAGAACCCGCAACCGATCACAAGCTTCTCGACCTCGACAACGTCACCGTCTCTCCGCACCTGGGGGCGAACACGTTCGAATCGCAGTACAACATCGCCGTCGAAGCGGCACAGCAGGCGATCGAAGCGGCCAAAGGGATCGCGTATCCGCACGCCCTGAACCTCCCGATCGACGAGACGAAGATCCCTCCGTTCGTCAAACCGTTCCTTGAAATGGTGCAGAAAATCGGGTTCCTCAGCGCCCAGATCAACAAAGCTCCCATCGTATCGATCAAGGTGAGCGGCCGCGGCGAGATCGCCGAGTATCTCGCATCACTCGCAACGTTTGCAACCGTCGGTGCGCTGGCGGAGATGTCGGGTGAGACGATCAACTACGTCAACGCCGATTTCGTCGCCAAAGAGCGCGGCATCAAAATCGAAACGGAAGAGCTCCCTGAAAGCCCTGTGTATAAAAATCTCGTTACCGTGAAGCTCACCACCGACAAAGAGGCGTTCGAGATCAGCGCGACGATGTTCAACGAAGACGTACAGCGTATCGTTGACATCAACGGCTTCGGCGTCGACGTCGAGCCTACGGGTAATCTGATCCTCTTCAAAAACACCGATGTTCCCGGAGTGATCGGACAGGTCGGCACACTGCTGGGCGCCCACAACGTCAACATCGCCGACTTCCGCCTCGGACGCAACAAGAGCGGCGAAGCGCTTGCGGTCATCATCGTCGATTCCGCCGTCAGCGACAAAACCCTCAAAGAACTCTCTGCCCTTAACGCCTGCATCAGCGTTTCGTACGCAAGAATCTGA
- a CDS encoding 30S ribosomal protein S1, whose protein sequence is MAFDNEAFEEENFAEMLEASFKEQESTRITEGEIVEIQEGDNRALVGVGEKLEGIISLDEIRDTSGKLLFNVGDKITVMITGHYNERPKISYKKVLEQEKTLAFINAHKDDFESVIVDAVVTKKNKGGYLLEADDVHFFLPRSLAAFKESDNVIGKTVKAQVVKIDPAEASIVVSRRKLFNDERKRKKEVIDALMEEGKIIQGTVKKITSYGMFVDVGGIDGLVHYNEISYKGPVNPSKLYKEGDEVTVKAIAYDKDKRHLSLSIKAVQPDPWKEVEEALDEGDTITVTVSNIEPYGVFVDLGNDIEGFLHISEITWDKNIKHPKDYLTVGQEIDVEVIEINSKTHKLRVSYKRLQPKPFEEFMKKCKEGDVVKGTVTSLTDFGAFVKVGGVEGLLHNQDLSWDKNVKCKDTLKVGDEIEVKIAKINAEDEKISLNRKSLEESPIDQFATSHKMNDVVKATVRDVKDFGVFVSLEGGVDALIRNEDLYPLVAEELQIGQTIEAAILVIDAKRDRIRLSVKKLERIKDQEMLNEINDDESNSLGDLIKDQLK, encoded by the coding sequence ATGGCTTTCGATAACGAAGCGTTCGAAGAAGAAAATTTTGCCGAGATGTTAGAGGCGTCTTTCAAAGAGCAAGAATCTACTCGCATCACCGAAGGTGAAATCGTAGAAATCCAGGAGGGTGACAACCGCGCGTTGGTAGGCGTCGGCGAGAAACTCGAAGGGATCATTTCACTCGACGAGATCCGCGATACGAGCGGCAAACTTCTTTTCAACGTCGGCGACAAAATTACGGTAATGATTACGGGACACTACAACGAGCGTCCGAAAATCTCGTATAAAAAAGTGCTGGAGCAGGAGAAAACGCTTGCGTTTATCAATGCCCACAAAGACGATTTCGAATCGGTCATCGTCGATGCGGTCGTGACCAAGAAAAACAAAGGGGGATACCTCCTCGAAGCGGACGACGTCCACTTCTTCCTCCCCCGCTCGCTCGCGGCGTTCAAAGAGAGCGACAACGTCATCGGCAAAACGGTCAAGGCCCAGGTCGTCAAAATCGACCCGGCGGAAGCTTCGATCGTCGTATCGCGCCGCAAGCTTTTCAATGATGAGCGCAAACGGAAAAAAGAGGTGATCGACGCCCTGATGGAAGAGGGTAAAATCATCCAGGGAACCGTCAAAAAGATCACCAGCTACGGTATGTTCGTAGACGTGGGCGGAATCGACGGTCTCGTTCACTACAACGAAATCAGCTACAAAGGGCCGGTCAACCCTTCCAAACTTTACAAAGAGGGTGACGAAGTAACGGTCAAAGCGATCGCGTACGACAAAGACAAACGCCACCTCTCCCTCTCGATCAAAGCGGTTCAGCCCGATCCGTGGAAAGAGGTCGAAGAGGCTCTGGACGAGGGTGATACCATCACCGTTACCGTCAGCAACATCGAGCCTTACGGCGTATTCGTCGATCTTGGGAACGATATCGAAGGGTTCTTGCACATCTCCGAAATCACGTGGGACAAAAACATCAAGCACCCAAAAGACTACCTCACCGTCGGTCAGGAAATCGACGTCGAAGTGATCGAAATCAATTCGAAAACGCACAAACTGCGCGTTTCGTACAAACGCCTTCAGCCTAAACCGTTCGAAGAATTCATGAAAAAATGCAAAGAAGGCGACGTGGTCAAAGGGACCGTCACCTCTCTGACCGATTTCGGCGCATTCGTCAAAGTAGGCGGCGTCGAAGGGCTCCTGCACAACCAGGACCTGTCATGGGATAAAAACGTCAAATGCAAAGATACGCTCAAAGTAGGCGACGAGATCGAAGTGAAAATCGCTAAGATCAACGCCGAAGACGAAAAAATCTCGTTGAACCGCAAATCGCTCGAAGAGTCTCCGATCGATCAGTTCGCGACAAGCCACAAAATGAACGACGTCGTCAAAGCAACCGTCCGTGACGTCAAAGATTTCGGCGTGTTCGTTTCGCTCGAAGGGGGAGTCGACGCCCTGATCCGTAACGAAGACCTTTACCCCCTCGTTGCCGAGGAGCTTCAGATCGGACAGACGATCGAAGCGGCGATTCTCGTGATCGATGCCAAACGCGACCGTATCCGCCTCTCGGTGAAAAAACTCGAGCGGATCAAAGATCAGGAAATGCTCAACGAAATCAACGACGACGAGTCGAACAGCCTGGGCGACCTTATTAAAGACCAATTGAAATAA
- a CDS encoding ShlB/FhaC/HecB family hemolysin secretion/activation protein yields MMKRTITLSLLASVSLMAAAPTTGDILRQVEQPKLPETPKALPSVGAGEYKAPLEAKDTVKVFVKSFKFSGNTVFGSDVLAELVKPYEGKELGINALKEVASVITKYYRDNGYFVARAYIPAQSMENGIVEIAIIEGTYGSFDMKNSSLVDTAEVQGFMDHLKQGQIVSTMSLERQMLLINDLSGAQVTNAEVYPGEAVGTSDFRITVSPTPKYNGYAIVDNYGSRYTGENRLSAGGYINSLTGIGDTLSITGLVSNTADLKNIRLGYDRPLGYSGLKGGVSFSMTDYTLDEIENYDAYGRTDSYSAYVSYPTIKTRVHTQTLEASYDHKEMKDSSGTPGSVDEAKKQLDALTLKASDKRNTSLAGLPGSLYASAGYTIGHLGLKNGTAITNDAGLNSGGNYTKLALNALHSQYLRDGMTLQSTCKAQKSFGNNLDSSEDLSVGGTNGVRAYEDSELSGDQGYAISLDLIYALPSLRQISHSTSIFLDHAKVWKNDMTFNSDDNIRTLNAVGVGYAMNYGNFDLKATLAHGFGDERRPQSEAEFHTNSNKFLLQGMMRF; encoded by the coding sequence ATGATGAAACGAACCATTACCCTTTCCCTGCTGGCATCGGTCTCTTTGATGGCCGCCGCACCCACGACCGGAGACATCCTCCGCCAGGTGGAACAGCCGAAGCTTCCTGAGACACCCAAAGCGCTGCCAAGTGTCGGAGCGGGGGAATACAAAGCGCCGCTTGAAGCCAAAGACACGGTAAAAGTCTTTGTAAAATCGTTCAAATTCAGCGGAAACACCGTTTTCGGATCGGACGTTCTGGCTGAACTGGTCAAACCCTACGAGGGAAAAGAACTGGGAATCAACGCTCTCAAAGAGGTCGCATCGGTAATCACCAAATACTACCGTGATAACGGCTACTTCGTAGCCCGTGCGTATATCCCCGCGCAAAGCATGGAGAACGGCATCGTCGAGATTGCGATCATCGAAGGGACGTACGGATCGTTCGACATGAAAAACAGCTCTCTGGTCGATACCGCCGAAGTACAGGGATTCATGGACCATCTCAAGCAAGGTCAGATCGTCTCCACGATGAGCCTTGAGCGCCAGATGCTCCTCATCAACGATCTCTCGGGTGCGCAGGTGACCAACGCCGAAGTTTACCCGGGAGAGGCAGTCGGAACCAGCGACTTTCGCATCACCGTCTCCCCGACGCCCAAATACAACGGCTATGCCATAGTCGATAATTACGGAAGCCGCTACACCGGAGAGAACCGTCTGAGTGCGGGTGGTTACATCAACAGCCTCACCGGAATCGGCGATACCCTGAGTATAACCGGGCTCGTCTCCAACACCGCCGATCTCAAAAACATCCGCCTGGGGTATGATCGCCCGCTGGGATATTCGGGACTCAAAGGCGGGGTGAGCTTCAGTATGACCGACTATACCCTTGATGAGATCGAGAACTACGACGCGTACGGACGGACCGACAGTTACAGCGCCTATGTCAGTTACCCGACAATCAAGACCCGCGTCCATACGCAGACCCTCGAGGCATCGTATGACCACAAGGAGATGAAGGACAGCAGCGGAACCCCCGGCAGCGTCGATGAAGCGAAAAAACAGCTCGACGCCCTGACGCTCAAGGCAAGCGATAAACGTAATACCTCGCTCGCCGGCCTTCCCGGAAGCCTGTATGCTTCGGCGGGATACACGATCGGCCATCTGGGACTTAAAAACGGTACGGCCATCACCAACGATGCGGGGCTCAATTCGGGAGGCAACTACACCAAACTGGCCCTGAACGCATTGCACAGCCAGTACCTCAGGGACGGAATGACCCTCCAGAGCACTTGCAAAGCCCAAAAAAGCTTCGGTAACAACCTCGATTCTTCCGAAGATCTCTCGGTAGGCGGAACCAACGGCGTTCGGGCTTACGAAGACAGCGAACTCAGCGGCGACCAGGGGTATGCGATCAGCCTCGATTTGATCTACGCTCTCCCGTCGCTGCGGCAGATCAGCCATAGCACCAGCATCTTTTTGGACCATGCCAAAGTATGGAAAAACGATATGACGTTTAACAGTGACGACAATATCCGCACGCTCAATGCCGTCGGGGTAGGGTATGCCATGAATTACGGCAATTTTGACCTTAAAGCAACCCTTGCGCACGGGTTCGGCGATGAACGCCGCCCCCAGAGCGAAGCGGAATTCCACACCAACTCCAACAAATTCCTCCTGCAGGGAATGATGCGGTTCTAA
- a CDS encoding filamentous hemagglutinin N-terminal domain-containing protein: protein MKGNSDYSSRFRILKGGKISLVVSALLAGSSIAYAAPSGGTVTTGSATISQNGSVTTISQSTNKASINWQDFSIGKSETVNFVQPSAASVTLNRVIGTNRSLIEGAMNANGQVFLINPNGILFANGAQINVGGIVASTLNITDANFQSGNYVFEGNSQNSVLNMGTITAGNGGYVAMMGKTVANEGTIVATMGNVQMASGEKISLNLNGNSLVKLTIDQGTMDALVENKGLIKADGGQVYLTTQALNTILDGMVNNTGIIEAQTLEDVTGKVVLFAHGGKTTVSGTIDAAGGFVETSGQELGIGSDTTIKAKTWLLDPTNITIASGGSEPLSGTPATTGTSGDVTVAASSIVTALDLGTSVLLEADNNINVNEDIITGSMAGDATLTLSADNSIILQNGVDIDATQNSNAHTLGVVFDGNVVLNGSSNSVKTNGGNITFNETIDGAGALTLDALAGTVRFSGNVGATTALDSLNVKGNAINIYGTSVTTANDQIYDGAVSLLTALSGFNNPSFETDGQGSTTITGWTVTNAGVQLNGGSAIAGYATPNDTAAPPIVPSGGSAPYDNYPYPGSYTTQVSSNVDTGSGNNSLQMTSNGGSISAGYGVIRGPYVVSDSEVSLKAGEGISFKWSATGGSDAYDVFGYMVNTATGATQVILDKTGKNSATAQPWTTSSATALADGNYKFVFISGSWDASGGRALGANLYLDDINVFDSKAFTGSKVDFKNTLSAGSSNVTVTANKIDLGGAVSGNNRLALQARDATKAIEIGGGSANAAAGIVDITAAEISNIQSGFEKITVGSASQTGNVQFVGDISLANPYEFRTQGTMTIDSGVTVASSTGLGNGMIFTAENNFVNNGTISAPTATNRIVVYTGYKDSAVLGFTPGTEVISKTRSNYDPSLYFTDNSTKWNVVYSNLTPAPAPAATTPVTSTAQQEKEVSDVVTTIVNSTIVTPPAPLTVPPHAPKPQQIQTQAKNNTLLQSILPQGTTGGGTLNLVGVADGNVPVQTVSMEQLQTAATVQGAGDIRVPLANDSLVELVNGGLNLPKGVSQEFYVVADNAVSGSGNNGMNVEPNNENEKR from the coding sequence ATGAAGGGCAATTCGGATTACAGTTCGCGTTTTCGTATTCTCAAAGGTGGAAAAATATCGCTTGTCGTGTCGGCATTGCTTGCAGGATCGAGCATCGCGTACGCCGCACCAAGCGGAGGTACCGTAACGACAGGCAGCGCAACCATCAGCCAAAACGGCAGCGTTACCACCATCAGCCAGTCTACCAACAAGGCCTCGATCAACTGGCAGGATTTCAGCATCGGCAAGAGTGAAACGGTCAACTTCGTACAGCCTTCCGCCGCCTCGGTTACGCTCAACCGTGTCATCGGGACCAACCGTTCTCTTATCGAAGGGGCAATGAACGCGAACGGACAGGTATTCCTCATCAACCCTAACGGGATTTTATTCGCCAACGGCGCACAAATCAATGTGGGGGGGATCGTAGCCTCTACGCTCAATATTACCGATGCGAACTTCCAATCAGGCAACTATGTCTTCGAAGGTAACAGCCAGAATTCCGTCCTCAACATGGGAACGATTACAGCTGGCAACGGCGGTTACGTGGCAATGATGGGTAAAACCGTAGCCAATGAAGGGACCATCGTTGCGACGATGGGGAACGTACAGATGGCGTCAGGCGAAAAGATCAGTCTCAATCTCAACGGCAACTCTCTCGTAAAGCTGACCATCGATCAGGGAACGATGGATGCTCTGGTAGAGAACAAAGGGCTTATCAAAGCCGACGGAGGTCAAGTCTACCTGACCACCCAGGCGCTCAACACCATCCTGGACGGTATGGTGAACAATACCGGGATCATCGAAGCGCAGACACTCGAAGACGTGACGGGCAAGGTCGTTCTTTTCGCTCACGGAGGGAAAACAACCGTATCCGGAACCATCGATGCCGCAGGAGGGTTTGTTGAGACGTCGGGACAAGAACTCGGCATTGGAAGCGATACAACAATCAAAGCGAAAACGTGGTTGCTCGATCCGACCAATATAACAATCGCTTCGGGCGGAAGTGAACCGCTTTCCGGAACTCCCGCTACGACAGGTACAAGCGGAGATGTGACCGTGGCTGCTTCGTCAATTGTAACTGCACTTGATTTAGGCACGAGTGTTCTTTTGGAAGCGGACAATAACATCAATGTGAATGAAGACATCATCACCGGAAGTATGGCTGGGGATGCGACGTTGACATTGTCTGCCGACAACTCCATCATTCTGCAAAACGGAGTGGATATCGATGCCACGCAAAATAGCAATGCCCATACTCTGGGAGTAGTGTTTGACGGTAATGTGGTTCTAAACGGTTCGTCTAATTCGGTTAAAACGAACGGAGGCAATATTACCTTCAACGAAACCATTGACGGTGCCGGTGCCTTAACGCTTGACGCACTTGCGGGGACGGTTAGATTCAGCGGAAATGTGGGAGCGACTACCGCTCTGGACTCATTGAATGTCAAAGGAAATGCCATCAATATCTACGGTACGTCCGTTACAACTGCCAACGATCAAATCTATGACGGTGCAGTTTCTTTGCTGACGGCGTTGTCAGGTTTTAACAATCCAAGCTTTGAAACGGATGGGCAAGGATCGACAACGATTACAGGATGGACGGTTACGAATGCCGGGGTTCAACTCAACGGTGGCAGCGCCATTGCCGGATATGCAACGCCTAATGACACGGCGGCTCCTCCTATCGTTCCTTCCGGAGGCAGCGCCCCGTATGATAATTACCCGTATCCGGGTAGCTATACCACTCAAGTCAGTTCAAACGTTGATACGGGCAGTGGAAACAATTCGTTACAGATGACATCGAACGGCGGAAGTATCTCGGCGGGTTATGGAGTCATTCGTGGTCCTTATGTGGTCAGTGATTCCGAAGTCAGCCTCAAAGCAGGTGAGGGAATTTCATTTAAATGGTCCGCTACGGGCGGAAGCGACGCCTATGACGTGTTTGGGTACATGGTCAATACGGCGACGGGTGCTACCCAGGTCATTCTTGATAAAACCGGGAAAAACTCGGCTACGGCACAGCCTTGGACGACTTCTTCGGCTACGGCGTTGGCCGATGGAAACTATAAGTTCGTATTTATTTCAGGTTCATGGGATGCAAGCGGAGGGCGAGCACTCGGTGCGAATCTGTATCTGGATGATATCAACGTATTCGATTCCAAAGCATTTACGGGATCAAAAGTCGATTTTAAAAATACCCTCAGTGCAGGTAGTTCGAACGTAACGGTTACCGCCAACAAAATCGATCTGGGCGGTGCGGTGTCTGGAAACAACCGTCTCGCATTGCAGGCACGGGACGCGACCAAGGCGATTGAAATCGGTGGCGGCAGCGCTAACGCGGCAGCGGGAATCGTGGATATTACAGCGGCCGAAATTTCGAATATTCAAAGCGGATTTGAAAAAATTACCGTCGGCTCGGCTTCTCAAACCGGTAATGTTCAATTCGTTGGAGACATATCGTTGGCCAACCCGTATGAATTCAGAACGCAAGGAACCATGACCATTGACAGCGGTGTTACCGTGGCAAGCTCGACAGGCTTGGGAAATGGCATGATTTTCACGGCTGAAAACAATTTCGTGAACAATGGCACGATTTCCGCTCCTACGGCGACCAACCGCATCGTCGTTTATACGGGATACAAAGATTCTGCGGTTTTAGGATTTACCCCGGGAACGGAAGTGATCTCCAAAACGCGTTCAAATTATGATCCGAGCCTTTATTTCACTGATAACTCGACGAAATGGAATGTCGTTTATTCAAATCTAACACCCGCACCCGCGCCGGCGGCCACCACGCCTGTAACGAGCACTGCGCAGCAGGAAAAAGAGGTTTCTGACGTCGTCACGACCATTGTCAACTCGACAATCGTAACGCCGCCTGCACCGCTAACGGTTCCACCGCATGCGCCAAAACCGCAGCAGATACAGACCCAAGCCAAAAACAACACTCTGTTGCAAAGCATTCTTCCCCAGGGGACGACCGGCGGCGGAACGTTGAACCTTGTAGGGGTTGCCGATGGCAATGTTCCCGTACAAACCGTATCGATGGAACAGCTTCAGACGGCCGCTACGGTACAGGGAGCCGGCGATATCCGCGTACCGCTGGCCAACGACAGCCTGGTCGAATTGGTAAACGGGGGACTGAACCTTCCCAAAGGGGTCAGCCAGGAGTTTTACGTCGTTGCGGACAACGCTGTGAGCGGAAGCGGGAACAACGGAATGAACGTTGAACCGAACAATGAAAATGAGAAAAGATAA
- the aroA gene encoding 3-phosphoshikimate 1-carboxyvinyltransferase, with protein MTKAKVHPVHSFAFKSNAIAPDKSISHRCAMFAVLAEGESKVRNFLRAEDTLNTLKIVGHLGADILDEGETITIRSNGIKETSEILDCGNSGTGMRLFCGLLSSAEGHFVLTGDEYLKRRPMKRVTQPLRSIGAKLDGRNNGDLAPLSIRGASLKSFDYTSPVASAQVKSAMMLAALRSDGVCTFREPELSRDHTERMLRGMGARIEVNGLETKIWPLEKPLSPLDIRVPADPSSAFFFAVAAAIVPGASALIEGVTLNPTRIEAFKVLEKMGAKITYTLTDERYEPIGNIRVEYAPLKAVTVEENIAWLIDELPALSVAMACAEGKSVVKNAEELRVKESDRIKTVVDNLNLCGIETEEYPDGYAVIGGELKSATVNSYGDHRIAMSFLIAGLRCGMEVEDVECINTSFPNFFELLGTFAKVER; from the coding sequence ATGACGAAAGCGAAAGTCCATCCGGTCCACTCCTTCGCGTTCAAGAGCAACGCGATCGCGCCCGACAAATCGATTTCGCACCGATGCGCCATGTTCGCCGTTCTGGCCGAAGGGGAGAGTAAGGTCCGCAATTTTCTCCGTGCCGAGGACACCCTCAATACCCTCAAAATCGTCGGTCATCTGGGGGCGGATATCCTGGATGAGGGAGAGACCATCACGATCCGCTCCAACGGGATAAAAGAGACGAGCGAAATCCTCGACTGCGGGAACTCCGGGACGGGGATGCGGCTGTTTTGCGGCCTCCTCTCTTCGGCGGAGGGGCATTTTGTCCTCACCGGTGACGAGTATCTCAAACGCCGCCCGATGAAACGGGTGACCCAGCCGCTGCGCTCCATCGGCGCGAAGCTCGACGGACGCAACAACGGTGACCTGGCTCCCCTTTCGATCCGGGGCGCGTCGCTCAAATCGTTCGATTATACATCTCCGGTCGCATCGGCGCAGGTCAAAAGCGCCATGATGCTCGCAGCGCTCCGTTCAGACGGCGTCTGCACATTCCGTGAGCCGGAACTGAGCCGTGACCACACCGAACGGATGTTGCGGGGGATGGGGGCACGCATCGAGGTAAACGGCCTTGAGACCAAAATATGGCCTTTGGAAAAACCGCTTTCGCCGCTGGATATCCGTGTGCCTGCCGATCCTTCCAGCGCTTTTTTCTTCGCCGTAGCGGCGGCGATCGTCCCCGGGGCATCGGCCCTGATCGAAGGGGTCACCCTCAACCCGACCCGTATCGAAGCGTTTAAAGTATTGGAAAAAATGGGGGCCAAGATCACCTATACCCTCACCGACGAGCGGTACGAGCCGATCGGCAACATTCGCGTCGAGTACGCCCCTCTTAAAGCCGTTACCGTCGAGGAAAACATTGCGTGGCTCATCGACGAGCTCCCGGCTCTTTCTGTGGCCATGGCGTGCGCGGAAGGGAAAAGCGTCGTCAAAAATGCCGAAGAACTTCGGGTCAAAGAGTCCGACCGGATTAAAACGGTGGTTGATAACCTGAACCTCTGCGGCATCGAAACCGAAGAGTATCCCGACGGCTATGCGGTGATCGGCGGAGAGCTCAAATCCGCCACCGTGAACAGTTACGGCGACCATCGGATCGCCATGAGTTTCCTGATTGCGGGGCTGAGATGCGGGATGGAGGTCGAAGACGTCGAATGCATCAATACTTCCTTCCCTAACTTCTTTGAGCTCCTCGGCACTTTTGCGAAGGTAGAACGATGA